The window TTTAAAAGGAAAATTTAAATTTGATTACCGCAGTATTTTTGGTGGGATTCTTTTAGGAATCACCAACTACTACTCGATTTATATGCTATTAAAAGCCTTACAATTTGAAGGATTTGAAAGCTCCACTATTTTCACCGTAAATAATGTAGCAATAGTAATGTTGTCTACTTTAATTGGACTCCTTATTTTTAAAGAAAAACTACAAAACAAGAATTGGATAGGAATTGGGCTTGCCATAGTTTCTATTGTATTAGTTACTTTAGCGTAAATGGAAGAAAAAGACACCTATAGAACCATTACTACGCCTTCGGAAGAAGTTTTATTCAAAGATAAAAACTCGAAGTTCTTTGGATATGCCTTTCCAATTCAGAATGAGGAAGAAGTAAAACAACATATAGAAGATTTAAAAAAACAACACCATGCTGCAAGACATTGGTGTTACGCATACCAATTTGGAACCGACGAAAAAAACCTTTCCTATCGCGCAAATGATGATGGCGAACCAAATAATAGCGCGGGAATGCCAATTTACGGACAAATACAGTCTTTTGACGTAACCAACATCCTAATTGTAGTAGTGCGTTATTTTGGTGGTGTAAAACTTGGCGTTGGCGGGTTAATAAACGCGTACCGAACGGGAGCACAAATGGCTCTAGAAGCTTCCAAAATTATTACAAAAACTATTAATATAG is drawn from Lacinutrix sp. WUR7 and contains these coding sequences:
- a CDS encoding YigZ family protein is translated as MEEKDTYRTITTPSEEVLFKDKNSKFFGYAFPIQNEEEVKQHIEDLKKQHHAARHWCYAYQFGTDEKNLSYRANDDGEPNNSAGMPIYGQIQSFDVTNILIVVVRYFGGVKLGVGGLINAYRTGAQMALEASKIITKTINIEYCISFEYKNMNKVMRIIKEKNLNITNQILELDCKVFISVRKNDSESVFKTFDNQFEIKIEVV